The Lacrimispora xylanolytica genome has a segment encoding these proteins:
- a CDS encoding putative glycoside hydrolase has translation MKRWLLAVIVCSLVASGCSRYKKVTESEETESSRKEVEESAVKVSAQPGKKPVKVRGIYISGYMAGSEGMEAILDKIKGTEINTVVIDVKNDDGRITFAMDGAPTVQEIGAEDRCIKDMDALMKELKSRGLYTIARVVAFRDPYLAEKKPEWGLKNQDGSLHRDNKGLPWVNPYRQEVWDYLVEVGTQASVAGFDEVQFDYIRFATDSSMNQVVFDEKDTRGRSKTDVITEFIEYAYKKLSAHDIYVSADVFGTIIGSNVDAQRVGQVYYDMAEHLDYICPMIYPSHYSDGNFNIDHPDTEPYNTVLAALELSKKELLENRKEGRKQAVVRPWLQDFTASYLDHYIPYGPKEVRAQIQAVYDAGYDEWILWSASNRYTWEGLLTKEEGEKEQKELERLRPSASASQAETSKAYESLEGKVAEEEPTSESSEDKKTNVRKKPNVVIVTTGGSRN, from the coding sequence ATGAAAAGATGGCTTTTGGCAGTAATTGTGTGCTCGTTAGTGGCATCCGGATGCAGCAGATACAAAAAGGTTACCGAATCAGAGGAAACAGAATCCTCCAGGAAAGAAGTGGAAGAGAGTGCCGTTAAGGTTTCGGCCCAGCCTGGGAAGAAGCCGGTAAAGGTGAGGGGAATCTACATCTCCGGCTATATGGCAGGCTCCGAAGGCATGGAGGCAATCCTTGATAAGATTAAGGGAACTGAGATCAATACGGTTGTCATTGATGTGAAAAATGATGATGGGCGTATTACCTTTGCCATGGACGGGGCTCCCACGGTACAGGAAATCGGTGCTGAGGATCGATGCATCAAGGATATGGATGCCCTGATGAAAGAACTGAAATCCAGAGGGCTTTATACCATAGCCAGGGTCGTGGCTTTCCGCGATCCTTATTTGGCAGAAAAGAAACCGGAATGGGGATTGAAAAATCAGGACGGAAGCCTTCACCGGGACAACAAAGGACTTCCCTGGGTCAATCCCTATCGCCAGGAGGTCTGGGATTACCTTGTGGAAGTTGGGACCCAGGCGTCGGTGGCTGGCTTTGATGAGGTTCAGTTTGATTATATCCGTTTTGCAACAGACAGCTCCATGAATCAGGTGGTGTTTGACGAGAAGGATACAAGGGGCCGCTCAAAGACAGATGTCATTACGGAATTTATAGAATACGCATACAAAAAGCTTTCTGCTCATGATATTTATGTTTCGGCTGATGTATTTGGCACTATTATTGGAAGCAATGTGGATGCGCAGCGAGTGGGACAAGTTTATTATGACATGGCAGAGCATCTGGACTACATCTGCCCTATGATTTATCCATCCCACTACAGCGATGGAAACTTTAATATTGATCATCCAGATACAGAGCCCTACAATACCGTTCTGGCAGCTTTGGAGCTTTCCAAAAAGGAGCTTCTGGAAAATAGGAAAGAGGGCAGAAAGCAGGCAGTGGTAAGACCCTGGCTTCAGGACTTTACTGCCTCATATCTGGATCATTATATTCCTTATGGACCCAAGGAGGTAAGAGCTCAGATTCAGGCGGTCTACGATGCCGGATATGATGAGTGGATTCTTTGGAGTGCCTCCAACCGCTATACCTGGGAAGGACTTCTTACCAAAGAAGAAGGGGAAAAAGAACAAAAAGAGCTGGAGCGCTTAAGGCCGTCTGCCAGTGCCTCCCAGGCGGAGACCAGTAAGGCTTATGAAAGCCTGGAGGGAAAGGTGGCTGAGGAAGAGCCCACGTCTGAAAGCTCTGAAGATAAAAAAACGAACGTCAGGAAAAAACCAAATGTTGTGATTGTAACCACAGGTGGTTCCAGGAATTAG
- a CDS encoding DNA-3-methyladenine glycosylase I, whose protein sequence is MEKTRCFWVDEKSPVYVKYHDEEWGVPVYDDKKLYEMFLLETFQAGLSWITILRKREEFREAFDNFDVEKVASYGEEKLEELMQNQGLIRNSKKMEAAIKNARIFIEIQKEFGSFSKYLWGFTDGKIIVNQDDNFPVKTPLSDSLSKDLKKRGMGFVGSVTIYSYLQAVGVVNDHQLSCFCYHGNP, encoded by the coding sequence ATGGAGAAAACAAGATGTTTTTGGGTGGATGAAAAATCACCGGTCTATGTAAAATACCATGACGAAGAATGGGGAGTTCCGGTATACGACGATAAAAAGCTTTATGAAATGTTTCTTTTAGAGACATTTCAGGCTGGCCTCTCCTGGATTACCATATTAAGGAAGCGGGAGGAATTCCGGGAGGCCTTTGACAACTTTGATGTGGAAAAGGTGGCTTCCTACGGTGAAGAGAAGCTGGAAGAGCTGATGCAGAATCAGGGACTTATAAGAAACAGTAAGAAGATGGAAGCAGCCATTAAGAACGCACGTATATTTATTGAGATTCAAAAGGAATTTGGTTCCTTTTCCAAATACTTATGGGGCTTTACCGATGGGAAAATCATTGTGAACCAGGATGATAATTTCCCAGTGAAGACCCCGTTATCTGACAGCCTTTCCAAGGATTTAAAAAAGAGAGGCATGGGCTTTGTCGGCTCAGTGACCATTTATTCCTACCTCCAGGCAGTTGGTGTGGTTAATGATCACCAGCTTTCCTGCTTCTGCTACCATGGAAACCCATAG
- a CDS encoding methionyl aminopeptidase, protein MLKTGRNDACWCGSGKKYKNCHLAFDQRLENYAVMGDEVPEHHMIKTPAQIEGIRHAGVINNQILDIVSENIKAGMTTQDINTLVHENTIRLGGIPAPLNFEGYPKSVCTSINDVVCHGIPSPKRIIKEGDIINVDVTTIVNGYYADASRMYCIGKVSPEAEKLVRVAKESLDLGLKECRAWGHLGDVGAAVSEYVYANGYTVVREIGGHGVGVDFHEEPWVSHIGTRGTDMLLVPGMIFTVEPMVNAGKADVVQDSKDGWTIYTQDGSLSAQWEYTILITEDGPEVLAR, encoded by the coding sequence ATGCTTAAAACAGGAAGAAACGACGCATGCTGGTGCGGCAGTGGTAAGAAATATAAAAACTGCCATCTGGCTTTTGACCAAAGATTAGAAAATTATGCAGTGATGGGTGATGAGGTTCCGGAGCACCATATGATAAAAACACCGGCCCAGATTGAGGGCATCCGTCATGCTGGCGTTATAAACAATCAGATTCTTGACATTGTCAGTGAGAATATAAAGGCAGGAATGACGACACAGGATATCAATACCCTGGTTCATGAAAATACCATTCGCCTGGGAGGTATTCCAGCCCCCCTTAATTTTGAAGGATATCCAAAGAGTGTATGTACCTCTATTAACGATGTGGTATGCCATGGAATTCCCAGTCCGAAGCGCATCATTAAGGAAGGGGATATTATCAATGTAGATGTAACTACCATTGTAAACGGGTACTACGCAGATGCTTCCAGAATGTACTGCATCGGCAAGGTATCTCCAGAGGCAGAAAAACTTGTACGTGTTGCAAAGGAAAGCCTGGACCTTGGCCTTAAGGAATGCAGGGCCTGGGGACATTTGGGAGACGTTGGAGCCGCTGTTTCCGAATACGTATATGCCAATGGATATACTGTGGTAAGAGAAATCGGAGGCCATGGCGTAGGTGTTGATTTCCATGAAGAGCCATGGGTCAGCCACATTGGTACGCGGGGAACCGATATGCTGCTTGTTCCGGGCATGATCTTTACCGTTGAGCCTATGGTCAATGCCGGTAAAGCAGATGTGGTGCAAGACAGCAAGGATGGCTGGACGATTTATACCCAGGATGGCAGCCTTTCTGCCCAGTGGGAGTACACCATTTTAATTACAGAAGACGGCCCGGAGGTGCTAGCCAGATAA
- a CDS encoding GNAT family N-acetyltransferase, which produces MGIIELKDTSLIEELFAGWEETMIWSCLGGVMGRAYADDGEPPKSAQIVLGDFCFFSGEPLEELIRNKPEGRESDFIIMVPRDEAWAAKIEEVWKNQAKKVTRYAIKKHGRGFNKEYLESIVNNLSEPFTMEMINRNLYHKILAESWSRDLCSLFETYEEYEKMGLGVAVLLDGQVIAGASSYSAYPGGIEIEIDTRSDYRRRGSALACGAKLILECLKRGLYPSWDAQNPGSVALAQKLGYERDYEYTAYEINGY; this is translated from the coding sequence TTGGGAATTATTGAATTAAAAGATACTTCTTTGATAGAAGAGCTCTTTGCTGGCTGGGAAGAAACCATGATATGGTCCTGTCTGGGTGGTGTTATGGGAAGAGCCTATGCAGATGATGGTGAACCACCAAAATCCGCTCAGATCGTCCTGGGAGATTTCTGCTTTTTTTCAGGAGAACCCCTGGAGGAGCTGATCCGCAATAAGCCAGAGGGAAGAGAATCTGATTTTATCATCATGGTTCCAAGAGATGAAGCATGGGCGGCTAAGATCGAAGAGGTCTGGAAGAACCAGGCGAAAAAAGTGACTAGGTACGCCATTAAAAAGCATGGCCGCGGATTTAATAAAGAATATTTAGAAAGCATTGTAAATAATCTGTCTGAGCCATTTACCATGGAGATGATTAACCGGAATCTGTATCATAAGATTTTAGCGGAAAGCTGGTCCAGAGATTTATGCTCCCTTTTTGAAACCTATGAGGAATACGAGAAAATGGGGCTTGGAGTTGCCGTGCTTTTAGACGGTCAGGTGATTGCGGGAGCATCATCTTATTCGGCCTATCCTGGTGGCATTGAAATAGAAATCGATACAAGATCAGACTACAGGCGGCGGGGATCTGCCCTTGCCTGCGGAGCAAAACTGATTTTGGAATGTTTAAAAAGAGGACTTTACCCAAGCTGGGACGCCCAGAATCCAGGCTCTGTTGCCCTGGCCCAAAAGCTTGGTTATGAAAGGGACTACGAATATACGGCATACGAAATAAACGGATATTAA